TGTGAGTTCAAAAGGGAGGTACTCTGTTTGGGACTCATTTAACTCAAAAAGCTTTTGACTAGGAATATTATCCGAGATGGAAATACCTGAGATAATATTATGATGCTTACCCTGCAGATCATTGAACAATAAGTTTTGTACATCAATCAGATTTAGCTCATCCAATAAGTTATTGGATACATCAACTCTATTGAAAGTGCCATTCTCTAAATGAAAGATAGATTGTTTACTGATCACCTCGCCATTAACCAATTGGTTGGAAGTGACGAAGACTGAGCCTTCACTTTTGTTTCCTATGTACAATGGGTTGCTGTTTTCCCCTAAGTCAATCATCTGATTTTGTAGAAAAGTGAAATCAGAGTTTCCTTCTGGGGTTATTTTTACGATTGAGTTTTCGAAATCAACTCCATAATTGATTGATATTTCATTGGTGTTTAAACCAATAATCAGGTTTTCGTCAATTACCTGTGCTGTATGAAAAATTGGAAATTCAGGAAGGGTGCCGTATTCGGGAAGCTGTTGTTCAATTTCTGTGAAAATAGGGGTGTTTAAAGTCCCCGTGTTCGGTAAAAAATACAGCGAGCTGCATTCATCTCTTCCTAATAAAAGATCGGGAATCCCATCTGAGTTAAAATCGCGATAAAGAATAGAATGTCCACCTGCGTGTTGGATTTTACCATTAATGTCTTCTGCTATTCTCAAATCTATCCCACTGCAGGTTCTTCCCACTGCTATCTCTCCACAACCACAAAACTCAAAATTTCCCCAATGGGTAATTGGGAAAGCAAAACCGTCCACATCTGGACTGTCTTTTCGGTCCATGCTTGTGTTTTCATAAAACTCCAAATAATCCCCTGAAGCAAAATTGAAAATGACTAAATCTAAATCTCCATCGCCATCCAAATCCTTGATCAAAGGCGTGTCCAGATTATTGGCTTGAATATTCCCTGAACCATCAATTTTTAGGAAATTCTGGGCTACTTCCCATGAAATCTGACCATTTGATGAGGTGTTTTTATATGCTTTTATCCCCAAAGGAGTTGAAGTGAATAGGTCTTTTTTGCCATCCAGATCAAAATCTTCCAGAATCAAAAAACCTGCAATATCACTAGGAAAAAAATAACTTAGCTCTGGTAAGTGGATCATCATTTCCCCCTCTTTTTTATAAACCTGAAGTTGTCTTGAATTGATATCCCAAATCACCCACTCATCTACTTGATCTTCATCAAGATCTATGGTTTGAATCTGGGAAGAATTAATTCCCCCGCTAAATGGAGCGCTTAGGTTAATGCCGTCTTGAGTGACCTCAGGGCTGTTTTTAAAAGAATAAATTTCTTGTGCTTGGGTGCGAAAAGCCAAAAGAAGAAAAAGGTATATATAGAGTTTTCGCATACGGGATGAAGGGGAAATCTAAAATTAATACGGAAGTATCAGTCCAAAGATGTGAATGATTCATTTATTTTGGAGTAAAATAAGTCGAAAATGAATATTTCTATCCTGTACAGCCTTTTCAAAAAAAGTACCGGTGTCAGCACAGATACCAGAAAAATTGGGAAGGGGAATGTCTTTTTTGCCCTTAAGGGGCCGAATTTTGATGCCAATGAGTTTGCCCCCAAAGCATTGGAGCAAGGAGCTTCATTAGTAGTGATTGATGATCCTAAGTACTTTATAGAGGATGATGAACGCTATTTTTTGGCTAAGGATGCCTTGAAAATGTTGCAGGATTTAGCTAATTATCACAGGAAGCAATTGACGATACCTATTATTGGATTGACGGGTTCTAATGGGAAAACCACCTCCAAAGAATTGCTTCATGCTGTACTACAAACCAAATTTAAAACTGTAGCCACGGTCGGTAATCTGAATAATCATATTGGTGTTCCGCTTACTTTACTTTCTATTCCTGAGGATGCAGAAATGGCAATCGTTGAGATGGGAGCAAATAAACAGGGTGATATTGAGGAGTTATGCGAAATAGCTGAACCAACGCACGGATTTATTACCAATATTGGGAGAGCTCACCTAGAAGGGATGGGTGGTCCTGCGGGAGTTTTGAAAACCAAGACTGAATTATTCCAGTTTTTAAGAGCGAATAAAGGGACGGTTTTCATCAATTCTCAGGACCCTGTATTGTCGAATATGGCGAAGAGATTTGATAAGCCTGTTTTGTACCCTGCAAAAGGAGATTTTTGTGAAGTAGGTTTCGTGGAGGCAAATCCTTTTGTCAAATTCACAGTGGAAGGTACAGAAGAAGTTTATTTGAGTTCACTAATCGGCGCCTATAATTTTGGGAATATTGCCAATGCATTGGCAGTAGGGAAGTATTTTGAAGTAGAAATGAAAGGCGCAATTGAAGCGATCGTGAACTACCAGCCTTCAAATATGCGATCTCAACTTCTTGAAAAGAGGAGCAATCTGATTATTCTAGATGCTTATAATGCAAATCCATCAAGTATGGAGGTAGCTATCCGAACATTTGGTGAAATGACCGGGAAAAAGCATAAAATGATA
Above is a window of Algoriphagus machipongonensis DNA encoding:
- a CDS encoding T9SS type A sorting domain-containing protein produces the protein MRKLYIYLFLLLAFRTQAQEIYSFKNSPEVTQDGINLSAPFSGGINSSQIQTIDLDEDQVDEWVIWDINSRQLQVYKKEGEMMIHLPELSYFFPSDIAGFLILEDFDLDGKKDLFTSTPLGIKAYKNTSSNGQISWEVAQNFLKIDGSGNIQANNLDTPLIKDLDGDGDLDLVIFNFASGDYLEFYENTSMDRKDSPDVDGFAFPITHWGNFEFCGCGEIAVGRTCSGIDLRIAEDINGKIQHAGGHSILYRDFNSDGIPDLLLGRDECSSLYFLPNTGTLNTPIFTEIEQQLPEYGTLPEFPIFHTAQVIDENLIIGLNTNEISINYGVDFENSIVKITPEGNSDFTFLQNQMIDLGENSNPLYIGNKSEGSVFVTSNQLVNGEVISKQSIFHLENGTFNRVDVSNNLLDELNLIDVQNLLFNDLQGKHHNIISGISISDNIPSQKLFELNESQTEYLPFELTGYEPSRSDYLQLFHYEGEDFMLVAAQNGSLDLYQTDFSTFTASIQEENFLDFSDNPANRNLSVAVHKKPNPDLFAVDQNGQIIKITDFMNLAIRSEVLIETANQNFPTRLGRNTWISIVNPLFEEAPDLILGTRAGGLIYLNTEDSQSPGENEFRIKVYPNPSDGPIKVLSNLPAKATLITSLGQVMLENIAIEANIPLEIQSGFLNPGLYILHLQIDGKFTTSRKVWMQ
- a CDS encoding UDP-N-acetylmuramoyl-tripeptide--D-alanyl-D-alanine ligase, with protein sequence MNISILYSLFKKSTGVSTDTRKIGKGNVFFALKGPNFDANEFAPKALEQGASLVVIDDPKYFIEDDERYFLAKDALKMLQDLANYHRKQLTIPIIGLTGSNGKTTSKELLHAVLQTKFKTVATVGNLNNHIGVPLTLLSIPEDAEMAIVEMGANKQGDIEELCEIAEPTHGFITNIGRAHLEGMGGPAGVLKTKTELFQFLRANKGTVFINSQDPVLSNMAKRFDKPVLYPAKGDFCEVGFVEANPFVKFTVEGTEEVYLSSLIGAYNFGNIANALAVGKYFEVEMKGAIEAIVNYQPSNMRSQLLEKRSNLIILDAYNANPSSMEVAIRTFGEMTGKKHKMIILGDMFELGEHAEEEHAKLGEIISEYEIEKVCFTGKLIVSALARYPKALYFPDPFSFRNWLQDSQLEDYLILIKGSRGMKLEGLVDFI